The following DNA comes from Kluyveromyces lactis strain NRRL Y-1140 chromosome E complete sequence.
CGGTAAGGAAATTTCTAGAGTCCTAGGTGCTAACTTGGCTGCTATCAAGCAAACCATTGCTGCTAACGTGTAAAATTTTTTGTACACTGCTTATAATATACATTttactatatatatatcagaATAAATTCTTTACATTTCTATTCTTTGATCATGGTTTCTATCTCCTTCTCAGTGTGCCCCAGGATGTATAGGACGTCTATCATTGTATCACTGTTTAACTTACATGGGGCTTGTTCTTGGACCTTTGGCTTGGCGTTCCATGCGATTCCGAACCCAGCTGCGGCCATTGCGTTCAAATCATTACCACCATCTCCGACCATGACGGTGGATTCGATCGGAGAATTGTACTGTTCTGCAAGAGCCACCAACGTCTTGGCCTTGCGCACTCCGTCAACTATATCGCCGAGTGCTTCACCGTTCAATTGTTCAGTACCGTCATCCGACACTTCCACACCCAGAGTATTAGCCAATGCAAAATCGAAGTTTAACTTTTCCTTAATGTAGTTAGCAAACGGGATGAACCCACCACTTAACACTGCCAATTTACAACCTTGGGACTTCAACGCCCTCGATAGCTCTGGGACACCCTTGGTGACTCTTAATCTAGGTTTAATTTCATCGTATAAGTGTCTCGTTTGAATTCCCTTCAATAATTTCACACGTTCTCTCAAAGATTGACAGAAATCGATCTCATTATTCATGGCACGGTCCGTGATCAATTTCACTTGAGGTTCCACATCCGCGTATGCGGCAATCATCTCGATGACTTCTTGGTAAATCAAGGTTGAATCCATgtcaaaaacaaacaattgCTTGTTCTTTCTGAACTCATTGTCCAATTGCACGATGAGGTCTACACCAGAGAACAACGGTTCCACTGTGGAAACGGCACGTTTCAACTCATCTAACCCACCGTCCGCAACTTTCACATAAATATCAACACTCTTGCCTTTGCATAGCCATCTGATACCCTGAGTACCTTTCTCGCTGTTTAATTCGACTTCCTTGCTCGAGGCCTTCAGCTGTTGAATCAGCTCTTGTTCGACTTTCGTCACAGAGATGTTCTCGCAATCAGCACGGTG
Coding sequences within:
- the SER2 gene encoding phosphoserine phosphatase (similar to uniprot|P42941 Saccharomyces cerevisiae YGR208W SER2 phosphoserine phosphatase), with amino-acid sequence MSVVDCVVTCIAHRADCENISVTKVEQELIQQLKASSKEVELNSEKGTQGIRWLCKGKSVDIYVKVADGGLDELKRAVSTVEPLFSGVDLIVQLDNEFRKNKQLFVFDMDSTLIYQEVIEMIAAYADVEPQVKLITDRAMNNEIDFCQSLRERVKLLKGIQTRHLYDEIKPRLRVTKGVPELSRALKSQGCKLAVLSGGFIPFANYIKEKLNFDFALANTLGVEVSDDGTEQLNGEALGDIVDGVRKAKTLVALAEQYNSPIESTVMVGDGGNDLNAMAAAGFGIAWNAKPKVQEQAPCKLNSDTMIDVLYILGHTEKEIETMIKE